The stretch of DNA TAATCTATTTTCCATAAGGCGCGCATCTTACCGTTAAATCCCATTTTCGTCAATGGTATTATCACTATTTATTCGGATTGATGTAAGCCAAGTTAAATCAAATCCATCGAAATCATCTATTTTTTAGAACATTATTATCGGTTACACATCTACTTGAAGTGAGTAGATGTGTTATTTTTTAACATGAATTATAAATAGTATGAATGAGTATTATAACATTTATTAAAGATAATAAATAAGGTATTTTCGTAGCTAATACTACATTATTAGCTACGCCTTAGCATGATAATCAGTTAATTCACATAGGTAAAAATAGTTGTTACTAATTTAACGCCAGATACTTTGCTTGCTTTATCGGCGGCAAGGCGACCATCTTCAGGGGTTACAAAGCCAATCAAGAATACCTGCCCATCCTCAGTAATCACTTTTATATCACGTGCTTTTGTTTGTTTATCAGCAATAAGAGAAGACTTAACTTTGGTTGTGATCCAAGAATCATTCGTCATTGTGCCCGCACTAACTATCTGTCCTACCCTTATTTTATTATAGATTTTTTTCACACCATCTACGCTTTGAGCTAGCTCAAAAGCTTTATCAATCACTTCTTGAGATTTTGCTTGGCCAATTAATAACATATTGCCATCATATGCAGATGCAACGATGCGAGAACCTTTAAAATAATCACTTTCTTCTTTTAATTTTACGCCCATTCGCGAATCAAGGGTTGTGTCATCGACTTGAGTACCTGTTGTTCGAGGATCTGTTGCAACTTTTGCAACGCCAGCACCAGCACCTAAAAAAGCAGCAACGCAGCCTTGTAACATTAAAGAGCTTGAAATTACCACAGCAATTAATGCAACTTTTTTCATTTATATATTTCCTCTATTTAGTCTTTTCATTTATCTATCTTTATATTAGTTAGCTTCGTTGTGAATAAAAAGGGTATTTTCAATTAATTGACAAAGACAATTTAAAATAATTAATTGCATCTCACTAATCGTTCTCTCTTTATAGGACGGGATCCGTATTTCAATATCATTTTGCCCAAGTAAACCAACAACTGCCCCGCCATCACCACCCGTTAACGTAATGATCGTTAAATCCTTTATAACCGCTTCTTGTACCGCCTGTATAATCGATTTTTCATTACCATTCGGTGATAATACAATAAGAATGTCGCCTTGATTACCTAACGCCTGGATCTGCTTGGCATAAATATCATGAAGTTGATTATAATGATTTGCAATTGAGCTAATCAAAATATTGTCAGCAACCAGTGCTATAGCGGGTAAATTAGGACGTTCAATATCAATTCCACTCACTAATTGAGCAGTAAAATTCTGCGCATTCGCCGCTGAAATACTATTACCACACGTTAGTACTTTATTACCGTTTAATAGTGCACTAATAATAAGATTAACCGCATTTTCAATCGGCGTGCTCAGTGCTTCGGTCATTACGATTTGAGTTTGAATACTTTCTGTAAAATAATTTTTTATACTACTTTGCATCTTTATACCTAATCAATTTGTGAGTATTTATCTCGATTTTCTAACAACTGAATGCATTTTTTATCCAATGGTAATTTTCACCGGTAACGGCAAAGACATCGAAACGAAATTCCTTAATTTCAATGTCTATTCCCTGTTTTTGCATCCAATCATAAGCAGCTTGAATTATTTTATTTTGTTTTACTAGCGTAATAGTTGATTGAGCATCACCATATAATTCATTTTTACGATAGCGAACTTCAATAAATACTAGACAAGAATCATCTTGCATAATTAAATCAATTTCACCCAATCGCGATACACTATTTTTAGCAAGAAAGACTAATCCTTTTTCACATAAATAAAGACGAGCTTTCTCTTCATAATATAATCCTAATTGCCGCTTGCTTTGCATTAGTGAACAATAACATCCTCACCATTTAGATACTGATGCCATAAAAGTGTTCTGGTAACTTCACAATGAGAGCCTACGGATAATTTACCAGTCATCCCATCGAGCACATCTATTTGATAGGATTTTAACTGATTAAAATGATTAGCTAACTGCCAAGCATCAACGCCCATAGCATATAGACGAACTAAGGAATAATCATTTTTAATATAATTTGGTAATAGATCGATAAGCTCACTTTTATTCACAATTAAAGGAATATCGCTAAATTTAACTTTTTCCATATCATAACGAAAATCTTGTGTAGTATCAGCGCTATTGCTTCTTGAACTTGCATAAATAGCTGGGATATTTTTAACGATAGCAATACCATTACCTTTATTATCTAAACGGATATTGCCATTTTCATCTAGTTCCATCTTATCAGACTTCATTTCTAACATTGATTTAATTAGTGTTAGTTCATTGTGAGATGCATAAATATAAATAGCATCAAACTGTGGATTATCTAAATTAGTTGTCGATAATGGCGCACTGTTCTCATCTTGATTAAATGATAAGCTGTTACTTAGTTCTGTATCCGATGGGCTAAACTGTGTATTGCTTATTAATACGCCATCTAGTTCAATTCCTTTGCCTGAATTCATTTGGGCGCTTAATGATTGTTCTGAATCAAAATATTGAACATACACACCATTCATATAAGGATTAGTTAAACCCCATTGCTGAGCAAAGCTCTTAGCAACGCGCTCGCCTAAATCATTTTTAGGTACGATAAGTAATGGGACCTTTTTATTTTGGTTATGGATATAATTAGCAGAATCTTTTGCTTCATCTTCAGGAGATAAAGAAAAAAAACAAATTTGATTAGATTCGTTACCCGAAAAATCAGTGCTATCAACGTGGTTTAATGCCAGAACCGGAATCGACGGTGATGATTTCATTATAGCCAAAACATCTTGTTTTAGTAGCGGGCCAACAATTAACTCTGCACCCTGCTGCTGTGCTTTTTTCACTAATGAGTCTAATGCATTACCATTAGTATCGTAAATATAAATATTTTGTTGAGGCTCTTGCGGGTAAAGCCTTGCCGCATCAGAATAACCAAGACGAATTGCATCACCAAATACTTTCGAAGAACCACTTAATGGCAAAAATAGTGCAATACTTTTATTATTAATATTATCCGGTAAACGGTATTTTTCCCCATAAATATTTCTTGGCAAGTATAATGCTGCGGGATGGTTTGAATACTGTAATTGCCATTCATTTACCGCATTTTTAATTAAGTTGAACTGCGCTTCTTGCTTTTTGGTAACTGTATCTGGATCATCTGAATCGGTAACTTGATAGACGTTGGCATTGTTATTATAGGTATAAATTAGATCAACCCATCCTTGTAAAACAGGTTCATTAGCATAAACCAATATGCTCTCAATAGCAGATTGGTCTAATGCACGAAGAAAATTCCATGTATCGTTGATAGTACTATGCTGAAGGTCAGTAGAACCATATTGTTCTAGTTCAATATAATCTCTAACTTGAGAGTTAATATCATTATTTTGTCCATCAAAAATGATTTTTATTCTATAGTAACGAATTTTTTGTTCATCGCTAAGTTCATTAAATGGAACTTTAGTGAGGTCGAAATTTAGTCTACTTTTAGCAGCAAGCTCGCCCTTCAATAACATAACCTCTTTTTGCTGCGTAGGATTTAGGGCCGTTGTTAGCGGTAATTGATTTATTATTTGCTCAGCCTGAGTCAACTTATCCTCGATAATTAAAGAACGAATTGCCAGTAATTGCCAATCTATCTTTTCATTACCTGATGATGAAGATAACTGCGATAAATAATATTGAGACGTTTTTGTTTCATCAAAACTTAGCTGTCTTGATACATTAGTAGGGCATCCAGCTAAAAAACTAACTAGTATGGCAACAAAAACAATTTTCAAGAAAACCAGCGATCGACAAGGCTGATTATCAAGTGAGTGTGATTTAGGCATTATAAAATCTCATCTACTATATAAATAATGATAACTGTTTAATAATTAACTCTCAGTTTATCCCCAAATTCGCTGAACATGAATCGTTATTTCTTCTCGATCATGATAAAGCTGCTTAGCTTGGATCTGAAAGTTAATTTGATGTGTTTTTAATTCATCCTTAAGGAACTGAATATTTTGTTTGACTTCCTCATAACGTTTTTTCATCGGAAGTTTTAAGTTAAATATTGCTTCTCTACACCAACCATTAACAAGCCATTGAGCAATAAGCTCAGTCACTTTAGTTGGTTTTTCTACCATATCGCACACTAGCCAATAAATATTTTGTTTTTTGGGCTGGAATTTAAAACCATCTTCTTGGTAATGCTTGACTTGACCACTTTCGAGTAAACGCGGATCCATTGAACCATTATCAACTGCATAAACCATCATACTGTGCTTTACTAATTGGTATGTCCAGCCACCAGGACATGCACCTAGGTCAACGGCATTTAGCCCGCCACCCAAGCGTTCATCCCATTCCTCATAAGGAATAAAAATATGAAAGGCTTCTTCAAGTTTAAGTGTTGAACGACTCGGTGCATCAGCGGGAAACCTTAAACGAGGGATCCCCATATAAAAAGGCGAATTATTATTGCTATATGAGTAGCCGACAAAGCAACTTGTACTATCGATAAATAACAAATGAATAACAGGTTTTAGTGGGTTTTCAACCCTGAGTAAAATTCTTTTATCTCTTAAAGCTTGTCTTAGTGGTACTGTAAATTTTCGACAAAAATTAGCCAGTTCCTTGCCTTCATTTGTATCGGCCACTTCAACTCTCAAGGTGCCCGCTTTTGGCATGCAGCCATCAATAACATCAATAATTGGCGTTATACGGTTTTCAGTTGGGAGATTGGTCAGTAATTCTCCCGCTACGAAAATTTGCCTGGCAAATATTAATGTTTTAAAATTAATTAAAGAAATCAGCTTTTCAGCATCACCTGGTTGATAACATTCAAACTCGATATAGCTACTTTGTTCTTTAACTTTAGCAAAACCAAAAATAGATAATTCGGCTGCTTTATCTGTGATCTCAGCAGCACATTCTTTTTCAAAACCAGAACGGCAATATAAAATAATACGATTAAAATTTTGCATTTATCAGCTTATATAAATAATTTAACGAGGATAAGTATATCGGATAAACCGATATACTTAAATAGGGAAAACTAAATGGCTACTGGGGCTTTAATTGCTGGATAAGGATCATAACCTTCAATTTCAAAATCTTCAAAAACATAATCAAAAATAGTTGGTGGCTTTCTTTTAATGATTAGTCTAGGTAAGGCTCTCGGCTCTCGACTTAATTGTAAGTGAGTTTGTTCCATATGATTAGAATACAGGTGGGTATCTCCGCCAGTCCAAACAAAATCACCAACTTCAAGATCACACTGCTGAGCGACCATATGAACCAATAAAGAATAACTGGCAATATTAAATGGCAAACCTAAAAAGACATCACAAGAACGCTGGTAAAGTTGACATGATAATTTACCATCAGCGACATAAAACTGAAAAAAAGCATGGCAAGGCGCTAAAGCCATTTGATCAAGCTCTCCAACATTCCAAGCAGAAACAATCATACGACGTGAATCGGGATCTTTTTTAATTTGTTCAATAACTTGACTAATTTGATCAACTTGTCGACCATCCGGGCAGCCCCATGAACGCCATTGTTTACCATAGACAGGCCCTAAATTGCCATTCTCATCAGCCCACTCATCCCAGATAGTAACTTTATTATCTTGTAGATATTTAATATTGGTATCACCTTTTAGAAACCAAAGCAGCTCATGAATAATTGATCGCAAATGGCATTTTTTTGTGGTAACAAGAGGAAACCCGTCTTGTAGATTAAAACGCATTTGGTGACCAAAAATAGATATCGTACCCGTTCCTGTGCGGTCGGACTTAGGAGTACCTTCATCTAAAATTTTTTGCATAAGCGCTAAATATTGTTTCATTTTTTAATCCTATAAATACATTTTAAAAATGGGTGCTACCGATTCTAATTCTTAAACCATTTGGTGACTTATAAGCACAGTACATAAATACTACACCAAAAATAATCATTGGTAAGCATAAAATTTGTCCCATACTAATAACATTAAAGAAAAGTCCTAATTGCTCGTCAGGCTGCCTAAAAAACTCAATAACAAAACGGAAAGATCCATATAGAAGCAAAAATAATCCAGAGACACTACCTATTGGTCTTGCTTTACGTATAAATAAATTTAAGATAATAAATAGTACAATGCCTTCAAATAACATTTCATATAACTGAGAAGGATGCCTTGGCAATAAATTACCACAAGCAATAAATAGATCTGACCACTGTGGATGTGCGCTTACATAAGAAAAATCAGCAGAAGATGAAGTAGGAAAAAGCATACCAATAGAAGAGTCAGTTACTCGTCCCCAAAGCTCGCCATTAATAAAATTACCTAATCGCCCAAACATAAGCCCTATAGGAATTAAAGGTGCAACAAAATCAGAAACTTGGAAAAAAGACTTGTGAGTCTTAACGGCAAAAATAGCGATAACAACCAATGCGCCAATTAAGCCACCATGAAAAGACATTCCCCCTTCCCACACTCTAAACAAAACTAATGGGTCGGCTAAAAACGCTTTAAAATTATAAAAGAATGTGTAACCTAAACGACCGCCAATAAATAAACCTAAAAATCCCCAAAAAAGTAAATTTTCTACTTGGGACTTAGTCCAACCACTATTAGCTTTTTTTATTCGCCAATTAGCTAGAAATAAAGCCCCTAACACACCAAATAAGTACATAGCACCATACCAGTGTAAAGAAATAGGACCAAGTGAAAATACAATGGGATCGAAATTAGGAAAAATCAGATATTGTTTCATTTTTTTATTCGTTGCTTATTTTTACGTTTTTGTGCAAAAAAAGTAAATCGCCTTTTTTGCATGTGCTTATTATTTGTTGGATTTACATCATCGGGAAGTAATTTTGTTAAATCACTATCTTTTTGCATTGAAAAAACAATACTAGAAAATTCTTTCATTGCCTTACGATATACATCCCGCTTAAATGCTATAACCTGACGAATTGGGTACCAGTAACTAACCCATTTCCAATCATCAAATTCTGGTGTCGATGTTAAAGATAAATTAATTGCAGAAGTATCCGAAATTAACTCTAACAAAAACCACTTCTGTTTCTGACCAATACAAACAGGTTCATTTTCCCACCTAACCATTCGTTTAGGTAGTTTATAACGTAACCAGCCATTTGTCACAGCAAGAATTTTAACATTTTTAGGTAATAATCCAACTTCTTCATTTAACTCTCGAAACATTGCTTGTTCGGGAGTTTCATTATTATTAATTCCGCCCTGAGGAAACTGCCAAGAATTTTGCCCAAAACGACGTGCCCACAATACTTGACCATGCCGATTGCAAATAATAATTCCTACATTTGGACGGTAGCCATCGTTATCGATCACTGACTACCTCAAAAATAAACATTCACTTAGGTAAGATTGTTACATATAACACGATCAAGGTAAACAAATTGATAGAGAAAAACTAAATTTATTAAAAAATAAGTTATTTATTGAGAAGGAATGTACTAGTTAATAGCAAAAATTAGCAATAAAAATGATTTTGTAAATAAAAAAAGCCCCTTACCAATCGGCAAGGGGCTTCTTAACATTAAAAGTCTGGCGGTGACCTACTCTCACATGGGGTAACCCCCACACTACCATCGGCTTCACGGCGTTTCACTTCTGAGTTCGGCATGGATCAGGTGGGACCACCGCAACATTGCCGCCAGACATAACTCGTTTTCTCTTATATAACGATGAGTTAATCATAAATATAAATATTTCTATATAATAAAATATCTTTATACCCACTCTACATCATCACCATATACTCAATACAGTTCAAGCCGAAATTCTCTTTGAGATTTGAAACAACTCTAAGTTGTAAGGTTAAGACTCTCGGTTCATTAGTATCAGTTAGCTCAATGTATCGCTACACTTACACACCTGACCTATCTACGTCTTAGTCTCAAACGGACCTTACAGAGTAAACTCTGGGAGGACTCATCTCGGGGCTAGTTTCGTGCTTATATGCTTTCAGCACTTATCTATTCCGCACGTAGCTACCGGGCAATGCAATTGGCATTACAACCCGAACACCAGCGGTGCGTTCACTTCGGTCCTCTCGTACTAGAAGCAAACCCCCTCAATCCTCCTACGCCCATGGCAGATAGGGACCGAACTGTCTCACGACGTTCTAAACCCAGCTCGCGTACCACTTTAAACGGCGAACAGCCGTACCCTTGGGACCTACTTCAGCCCCAGGATGTGATGAGCCGACATCGAGGTGCCAAACACCGCCGTCGATATGAACTCTTGGGCGGTATCAGCCTGTTATCCCCGGAGTACCTTTTATCCGTTGAGCGATGGCCCTTCCATTCAGAACCACCGGATCACTATGACCTACTTTCGTACCTGCTCGAGCCGTCACTCTCGCAGTCAAGCTAGCTTATGCCATTGCACTAACCTCCTGATGTCCGACCAGGATTAGCTAACCTTCGTGCTCCTCCGTTACTCTTTGGGAGGAGACCGCCCCAGTCAAACTACCCACCAGACAGTGTCCGCAAGCCCGATTCAGGGCTCTACGTTAGAACATCAAACATTAAAGGGTGGTATTTCAAGGTCGACTCCATGCAGACTAGCGTCCACAATTCATTGTCTCCCACCTATCCTACACATTAAGGCTCAATGTTCACTGTCAAGCTATAGTAAAGGTTCACGGGGTCTTTCCGTCTTGCCACGGGTACACCGCATCTTCACGGCAAATTCAATTTCACTGAGTCTCGGGTGGAGACAGCCTGGCCATCATTACGCCATTCGTGCAGGTCGGAACTTACCCGACAAGGAATTTCGCTACCTTAGGACCGTTATAGTTACGGCCGCCGTTTACTGGGGCTTCGATCAAGAGCTTCTCATTACTGATAACCCCATCAATTAACCTTCCAGCACCGGGCAGGCGTCACACCGTATACGTCCACTTTCGTGTTTGCACAGTGCTGTGTTTTTATTAAACAGTTGCAGCCAGCTGGTATCTTCGACTGATTTCACCTACGTCCGCGCGGGATTTCAATTACCATCAGCGTGCCTTCTCCCGAAGTTACGGCACCATTTTGCCTAGTTCCTTCACCCGAGTTCTCTCAAGCGCCTGAGTATTCTCTACCTGACCACCTGTGTCGGTTTCGGGTACGATTAAATATGACCTGAAGCTTAGAGGCTTTTCCTGGAAGCAGGGCATCAATTACTTCAGCACCTTAGTGCCTCGTCATCACATCTCAGAGTTTTAGTGACCGGATTTGCCTAATCACA from Orbaceae bacterium lpD04 encodes:
- the dolP gene encoding division/outer membrane stress-associated lipid-binding lipoprotein; amino-acid sequence: MKKVALIAVVISSSLMLQGCVAAFLGAGAGVAKVATDPRTTGTQVDDTTLDSRMGVKLKEESDYFKGSRIVASAYDGNMLLIGQAKSQEVIDKAFELAQSVDGVKKIYNKIRVGQIVSAGTMTNDSWITTKVKSSLIADKQTKARDIKVITEDGQVFLIGFVTPEDGRLAADKASKVSGVKLVTTIFTYVN
- a CDS encoding SIS domain-containing protein — translated: MQSSIKNYFTESIQTQIVMTEALSTPIENAVNLIISALLNGNKVLTCGNSISAANAQNFTAQLVSGIDIERPNLPAIALVADNILISSIANHYNQLHDIYAKQIQALGNQGDILIVLSPNGNEKSIIQAVQEAVIKDLTIITLTGGDGGAVVGLLGQNDIEIRIPSYKERTISEMQLIILNCLCQLIENTLFIHNEAN
- a CDS encoding YraN family protein, yielding MQSKRQLGLYYEEKARLYLCEKGLVFLAKNSVSRLGEIDLIMQDDSCLVFIEVRYRKNELYGDAQSTITLVKQNKIIQAAYDWMQKQGIDIEIKEFRFDVFAVTGENYHWIKNAFSC
- a CDS encoding penicillin-binding protein activator, translating into MPKSHSLDNQPCRSLVFLKIVFVAILVSFLAGCPTNVSRQLSFDETKTSQYYLSQLSSSSGNEKIDWQLLAIRSLIIEDKLTQAEQIINQLPLTTALNPTQQKEVMLLKGELAAKSRLNFDLTKVPFNELSDEQKIRYYRIKIIFDGQNNDINSQVRDYIELEQYGSTDLQHSTINDTWNFLRALDQSAIESILVYANEPVLQGWVDLIYTYNNNANVYQVTDSDDPDTVTKKQEAQFNLIKNAVNEWQLQYSNHPAALYLPRNIYGEKYRLPDNINNKSIALFLPLSGSSKVFGDAIRLGYSDAARLYPQEPQQNIYIYDTNGNALDSLVKKAQQQGAELIVGPLLKQDVLAIMKSSPSIPVLALNHVDSTDFSGNESNQICFFSLSPEDEAKDSANYIHNQNKKVPLLIVPKNDLGERVAKSFAQQWGLTNPYMNGVYVQYFDSEQSLSAQMNSGKGIELDGVLISNTQFSPSDTELSNSLSFNQDENSAPLSTTNLDNPQFDAIYIYASHNELTLIKSMLEMKSDKMELDENGNIRLDNKGNGIAIVKNIPAIYASSRSNSADTTQDFRYDMEKVKFSDIPLIVNKSELIDLLPNYIKNDYSLVRLYAMGVDAWQLANHFNQLKSYQIDVLDGMTGKLSVGSHCEVTRTLLWHQYLNGEDVIVH
- the rlmM gene encoding 23S rRNA (cytidine(2498)-2'-O)-methyltransferase RlmM, encoding MQNFNRIILYCRSGFEKECAAEITDKAAELSIFGFAKVKEQSSYIEFECYQPGDAEKLISLINFKTLIFARQIFVAGELLTNLPTENRITPIIDVIDGCMPKAGTLRVEVADTNEGKELANFCRKFTVPLRQALRDKRILLRVENPLKPVIHLLFIDSTSCFVGYSYSNNNSPFYMGIPRLRFPADAPSRSTLKLEEAFHIFIPYEEWDERLGGGLNAVDLGACPGGWTYQLVKHSMMVYAVDNGSMDPRLLESGQVKHYQEDGFKFQPKKQNIYWLVCDMVEKPTKVTELIAQWLVNGWCREAIFNLKLPMKKRYEEVKQNIQFLKDELKTHQINFQIQAKQLYHDREEITIHVQRIWG
- the thyA gene encoding thymidylate synthase, which translates into the protein MKQYLALMQKILDEGTPKSDRTGTGTISIFGHQMRFNLQDGFPLVTTKKCHLRSIIHELLWFLKGDTNIKYLQDNKVTIWDEWADENGNLGPVYGKQWRSWGCPDGRQVDQISQVIEQIKKDPDSRRMIVSAWNVGELDQMALAPCHAFFQFYVADGKLSCQLYQRSCDVFLGLPFNIASYSLLVHMVAQQCDLEVGDFVWTGGDTHLYSNHMEQTHLQLSREPRALPRLIIKRKPPTIFDYVFEDFEIEGYDPYPAIKAPVAI
- the lgt gene encoding prolipoprotein diacylglyceryl transferase, translated to MKQYLIFPNFDPIVFSLGPISLHWYGAMYLFGVLGALFLANWRIKKANSGWTKSQVENLLFWGFLGLFIGGRLGYTFFYNFKAFLADPLVLFRVWEGGMSFHGGLIGALVVIAIFAVKTHKSFFQVSDFVAPLIPIGLMFGRLGNFINGELWGRVTDSSIGMLFPTSSSADFSYVSAHPQWSDLFIACGNLLPRHPSQLYEMLFEGIVLFIILNLFIRKARPIGSVSGLFLLLYGSFRFVIEFFRQPDEQLGLFFNVISMGQILCLPMIIFGVVFMYCAYKSPNGLRIRIGSTHF
- the rppH gene encoding RNA pyrophosphohydrolase; its protein translation is MIDNDGYRPNVGIIICNRHGQVLWARRFGQNSWQFPQGGINNNETPEQAMFRELNEEVGLLPKNVKILAVTNGWLRYKLPKRMVRWENEPVCIGQKQKWFLLELISDTSAINLSLTSTPEFDDWKWVSYWYPIRQVIAFKRDVYRKAMKEFSSIVFSMQKDSDLTKLLPDDVNPTNNKHMQKRRFTFFAQKRKNKQRIKK